AACTTCCTGCATTCTCCATTGCTGCTGCAATATCCTCTAAACTTGCTGCATTATCcattgctgctgcattctcctctGCATTTTCTGATGCCCATTGTTCCTCTTGTCCAAATGATGCATCAACTGGATTGGTACAACGCCTAGCAATATGTCCTAGGATACCACATCTTTTGCACTTACGCTGTTTTTACACGACCCTCTTCACCAGCTCTTATCCTGTTTTTCCTTGGTCTTCCTGGTGGTCTAGTCAGTACAGGAGAATGGAGTTTGAACCCTGGGTCTACTATGTTCCATTGGTCTTTTCCCAAGAGTGCAGGCACATTTTCAGCATAAGCAGCCCTAAATTTGGCAACAGAGAAATATTCAGAGCAATACTGATCAACTTCACCATCGTCACCTCCAATAACAGTCATGAGATGTAGGGCATGTATGCACGGCTTCCCGCGGATCTGCCATTGCCTACAGCTGCAttcattggttgcaaggttcatTGGATATCTCCCTTCCCTATTTTTACTGTCAGCGTATGTCACCTCAGCCTCGTATGTCGACGGTCGAATGCATTTCATTCTTAGTCCTCTTGCCTTGGCATGCAATGCCTTAATCAGAGATGGGAGCATAAGATGGCCAACATATTGtgtttctgcaattcttttaCGAAGAGCCATCTTTACCATGATCATCTGCCTGATCTTATCAAATGCTTGCCACAACAAAAGCCCTTTCACAGACTTGAACTTTGCATTGAAACACTCAGCGAGGTTATTGGTCACATAGTCTACTTTGCAGATTTCATTGAATTTGCTTCTTGACCACAGCTTTCCATGATGTTCATCCATGTACTTCTTCACCAAAGGATTATGAGCATACAACACTCTCAAATGGTGCTCATGCTTCCTCAAGCTACATGTGTATGATGCTGGCCATAGATTCTCATCACAAACTTTGCCTTTGAATTTCTTTTTAAAATTCTGCACTAGGTGTCGCATACATTCCCTATGTTCCACTCTAGGGAATACAATTTCTACTGCAGTTTCTAAACCCTTGCAAGCATCTGTGTGTATAACTAAACCTGAGGGTGTACCTATAATGTTGCGCAACTGCTGCAGAAACCGAACCCAACTCTCCTCACTCTCTACCTCCAACACACCAAATGCAACTGGGAATAGccagttgtgtccatcaactGCAGAAGCTGCTGCTAGCTGGCCTCTCCATCTTCCATTCAAAGCAGTCGCATCGACAGCCAAATAGGGCCTACAACCATTCAGAAACCCCTGCCAGCaagccttgaaacaaacaaaatCCCTCCTGAAGCACTCCTTCTCTATTGCCTTCCCTTTTAATTTGTACTTAACTgtatgcttgtcaatctctacaACACTCCCTGGACTAGCCGTCTCCACTTCAGCTTTGAAGGTGTAAAGGAACTGAAAACTCTCATTCCATGGACCATTAATCCTATCAAGAGCCCTTTCCTTAGCATAGAAAATCTTCATGTATTGTACATTAATCTTGTAATTCTCAAATAGCTTCCCATGGAGTGCTGTTGGACCAATTGTTAGTGTTTCCCTCACCCAATCCAAGATTGCATCTGCCACCCACCTAGTCTTTGCAAGCTTAGATTTGTCctttccccctccccctccaggtgGGCAAGTGTGCCCGTGTGGGTTGCTTTTTATCTGAAACGAAATGAAAAATGATGTCAAATACAATTAAGATACAATACACATGATCTGAATATAGAATGGATAAATAATCTGATAACAATATTCAGTTGTAATACCTGAATCAATTTGCTATTTCGCATAGTGGATGCATGCAACCTCCACCTACACCTATCATAAGGGCAATGAACAGTGAATCTTCCTGGCTCACTCCTATCAACCTCATAAGAGTTTTCAGTGAGAACGCAATATGTAGTCACTGCATTACGATAGTCCACCATCAATTCGAATACGGTTCCTGGAGTAAGGTCAGGATTCTCCCTGTTCCACTCAATTGTTGGCATGTCCTCACCATCATATTCTTGTAAAACTAAGGAGTCTAAGTTCTCCTCCCTCTCTTCATCATCAATGTCATCAAATCTAGCACGGCTGCTAGGCTCCTCTGCATATTGATCTTCCACTGCCTGTTGACCGACTCTATCTACCAGTTCAGGGAATAGAatctcatcctcatcatcatgtcgAGGCACTTCCTCGTCAGGCTCTGCATCTACTTCTACATCAGGTGCAGAAGGGAGAGGAGAAGTGGCAGAATTAGCGGCAGCCGACATGTTGTGGCTTTCAGAACCACTAGGTTTACTTGGTCTCGACCTACAAGGAGTGCGAGGACGCTCGCTATTAGCAGAGACAGATGATGTTTGAACACCCTTTGGGATACGTTGTTTGCGTGCCTGAAGCACACCGATATGGATTTTATCGAAACGGCTGTCAGCATTCAAACTAAATAGCAATCCCAGATGCTCATCACAAGTTAATGGGAGAAATCTCTGCTCGGTACTATCAAAATATCTCAGTTCAACAGCAACGGCAGGGCTCCACGGATACTCACAATAGAGTGACTCGCGGAAATCTCTGAACGAAACGCTGGTTTCTACCACTTTAGGATAGAAAAATCCAGAAATCACACACGGTTTAGTTCCACGCAGCTCGCTAGTTTCCATTCTAACCGCCAGCCGAAAAGCAAGTGCAGGATCAGCCCTATTCGATTGAAATAAGATAAAGGGCGCAGTTAGGCCAAAAAAATTCAGATAAATTGCGCTAATTCACGCCAATGGTGGTCAAATACAGCCTAATTTACGGATCTCCTAATCAATTTGAGAGGAAAATGATGCTTACCCAGGTGGAATCCATGAATTATCAGCCTCTGATTCGACCCAATCATCTCCACGGTCGATGGGCCGGACGGGGTGCCCCCCCGACATCGCTTCCTAATCCTAGATGGGGAGAGAGGGTAGATGCGGCGGAGGCGGCACGACTGCGGCGGAGGCCGCACAACTACGGCGGAGGCGGCAAGAGTGCGGCGGAGGCGGCACGGCGGCGGGAGAGGCGGCATGATGGCGACGCGGAAGCGACTGGATCTGATTCAGATTATCGTGAGTGTCAGTTTCGCGGCCCCACTAGTTACCATGCAACGGTCAAAATGTGGACTCCGCCCTACGCGGCCCCActagtcagagttaacggtcaagccATTGACCTGATGGCAACGTCCGCTGTGACCA
This sequence is a window from Aegilops tauschii subsp. strangulata cultivar AL8/78 chromosome 7, Aet v6.0, whole genome shotgun sequence. Protein-coding genes within it:
- the LOC141027255 gene encoding uncharacterized protein; translated protein: MSAAANSATSPLPSAPDVEVDAEPDEEVPRHDDEDEILFPELVDRVGQQAVEDQYAEEPSSRARFDDIDDEEREENLDSLVLQEYDGEDMPTIEWNRENPDLTPGTVFELMVDYRNAVTTYCVLTENSYEVDRSEPGRFTVHCPYDRCRWRLHASTMRNSKLIQIKSNPHGHTCPPGGGGGKDKSKLAKTRWVADAILDWVRETLTIGPTALHGKLFENYKINVQYMKIFYAKERALDRINGPWNESFQFLYTFKAEVETASPGSVVEIDKHTVKYKLKGKAIEKECFRRDFVCFKACWQGFLNGCRPYLAVDATALNGRWRGQLAAASAVDGHNWLFPVAFGVLEVESEESWVRFLQQLRNIIGTPSGLVIHTDACKGLETAVEIVFPRVEHRECMRHLVQNFKKKFKGKVCDENLWPASYTCSLRKHEHHLRVLYAHNPLVKKYMDEHHGKLWSRSKFNEICKVDYVTNNLAECFNAKFKSVKGLLLWQAFDKIRQMIMVKMALRKRIAETQYVGHLMLPSLIKALHAKARGLRMKCIRPSTYEAEVTYADSKNREGRYPMNLATNECSCRQWQIRGKPCIHALHLMTVIGGDDGEVDQYCSEYFSVAKFRAAYAENVPALLGKDQWNIVDPGFKLHSPVLTRPPGRPRKNRIRAVDASFGQEEQWASENAEENAAAMDNAASLEDIAAAMENAGSLEDNAAAEDNATSLENEATEVAAWLVCNLSIFSFVLFFIDG